From one Candidatus Dormiibacterota bacterium genomic stretch:
- a CDS encoding lysylphosphatidylglycerol synthase transmembrane domain-containing protein: protein MKPALRIIVSLLLTLSCLFFFARRFDVRAATRSLREASPGLILLSVALTLLAYLIRAWRWRVLMAPVKKGIGMYNLTSTMFIGFMISFIVPFRLGEVARPVLLARREKISATASIAAVALERLFDVMTVMALLAVFVLTARGSALVSPRKGGGAEHEASVYLTKAIVATALLVAVALPLVLVLVLFPNFVMRVMKALHGRRHGGAAARLTEIVEKMIAGLGIIKRKKQLLQSIALSFLMWLVIDASVLMGIRAFDLRLRFTDMFLLIVPLGLGIVMPTPGGVGPYEFLCQISLSGFWGVPEASAGAAAVMLHAITLLPTIALGLIFMWHGGVRPAEVRKMATISRTP from the coding sequence GTGAAACCGGCCCTCCGAATCATCGTCAGTCTTCTGCTGACGCTGTCTTGTCTCTTCTTCTTCGCGCGGCGCTTCGACGTCCGGGCGGCGACACGGAGCCTGCGCGAAGCGAGCCCCGGGCTCATCCTGCTCAGCGTGGCCCTCACCCTCCTCGCCTACCTGATCAGGGCCTGGCGCTGGCGTGTCCTGATGGCGCCGGTCAAGAAGGGGATCGGGATGTACAACCTGACCTCCACGATGTTCATCGGGTTCATGATCTCGTTCATCGTGCCGTTCCGGCTGGGGGAGGTGGCGCGTCCGGTGCTCCTCGCACGCCGCGAGAAGATCAGCGCCACGGCGTCGATCGCCGCCGTGGCCCTGGAGAGACTGTTCGACGTCATGACGGTCATGGCGCTCCTGGCGGTGTTCGTCCTGACGGCACGCGGCTCGGCCCTGGTCTCCCCCCGGAAGGGGGGCGGCGCCGAGCACGAGGCGTCGGTCTACCTGACCAAGGCGATCGTGGCCACGGCCCTCCTCGTCGCGGTCGCCCTGCCGCTCGTGCTGGTGCTCGTCCTGTTCCCGAACTTCGTCATGCGGGTGATGAAGGCCCTGCACGGCCGGCGTCATGGCGGCGCGGCGGCACGTCTGACGGAGATCGTCGAAAAGATGATCGCCGGGCTGGGGATCATCAAGCGGAAGAAGCAGCTCCTGCAGAGCATCGCCCTGTCGTTCCTGATGTGGCTGGTCATCGACGCGTCGGTGCTCATGGGCATCCGCGCGTTCGATCTGCGGCTGCGATTCACCGACATGTTTCTGCTGATCGTACCGCTCGGCCTGGGGATCGTCATGCCGACGCCCGGAGGAGTCGGCCCCTACGAGTTCCTGTGCCAGATCTCCCTCAGCGGATTCTGGGGCGTCCCCGAGGCCAGCGCCGGGGCGGCGGCGGTCATGCTGCACGCCATCACGCTCCTGCCGACCATCGCGCTTGGACTCATCTTCATGTGGCACGGCGGAGTGCGCCCCGCGGAAGTCCGGAAGATGGCCACCATCTCGAGGACGCCATGA
- a CDS encoding glutathione S-transferase family protein yields MTLVLYDIFWSHFCEKARFCLDYKGLPHTIVRVNPFTRRQVIDLGMRGDVPVLKDGARVIAGSGAIASHLEETHPGPPLLPRETRARESVLALQTKCDEWLGPDARRVAYEVALENPALLVGTILWPRPPKRWLNPLLLRLVEPRVRRKFKIFPRELQESRERLRRLLGELQAAIAPTGFLVGDRMTLADIAAASLLDPLEIVPEFVRDPAHAPLFAWKRRLARLHGRRQRTPWLSGAPPPGYPRLPLAET; encoded by the coding sequence ATGACGCTCGTCCTGTACGACATCTTCTGGTCGCACTTCTGCGAGAAGGCGCGCTTCTGTCTCGACTACAAGGGCCTGCCGCACACGATCGTGCGGGTCAACCCGTTCACCAGGCGGCAGGTGATCGATCTCGGAATGCGCGGCGACGTTCCGGTCCTCAAGGACGGCGCCCGCGTGATCGCCGGGTCCGGCGCCATCGCCTCTCACCTCGAGGAGACACACCCGGGTCCACCGCTCCTGCCGCGCGAGACGCGGGCCCGGGAGTCCGTCCTCGCCCTGCAGACGAAGTGCGACGAGTGGCTCGGACCCGACGCCCGGCGCGTCGCCTACGAGGTGGCGCTCGAGAATCCGGCCCTCCTCGTGGGGACCATCCTCTGGCCCCGCCCGCCGAAGCGCTGGCTGAATCCCCTCCTGCTGCGCCTCGTCGAGCCGCGCGTGCGTCGCAAGTTCAAGATCTTTCCGCGCGAGCTGCAGGAGAGCCGGGAGAGGCTGCGCCGGTTGCTCGGCGAGCTGCAGGCCGCGATCGCGCCGACCGGGTTCCTGGTGGGGGATCGGATGACGCTCGCCGATATCGCGGCGGCGTCCCTCCTTGACCCACTGGAGATCGTCCCGGAATTCGTCCGCGATCCTGCCCACGCCCCGCTGTTCGCATGGAAGCGCCGCCTGGCGCGCCTCCATGGGCGCCGCCAGAGGACACCGTGGCTTTCAGGCGCACCGCCCCCCGGCTATCCGCGGCTTCCGCTCGCGGAGACCTGA
- a CDS encoding Hsp20/alpha crystallin family protein: MADIGPFVEISRIQSEINRLFDNLLELKSSGSEGTGEWLPAADVYETPEELVVRFEVPGVPLKDLTLAVNGNNLILRGEKKRTESAKGAKYHSMERAFGKFKRVVHISSPVNTHKARTELAEGVLRIAFPKVPDKRGEELPITIKIGERP; encoded by the coding sequence ATGGCCGACATTGGCCCTTTCGTCGAGATCAGCCGCATCCAGAGCGAAATTAACCGTCTGTTCGATAACCTCCTCGAGCTGAAGTCGTCGGGGAGCGAGGGGACCGGCGAGTGGCTGCCGGCCGCCGACGTCTACGAGACCCCCGAGGAGCTGGTGGTCCGGTTCGAGGTGCCGGGGGTCCCCCTCAAGGACCTGACCCTGGCGGTCAACGGCAACAACCTCATCCTGAGGGGCGAGAAGAAGCGCACCGAGAGCGCCAAGGGCGCCAAATACCACTCCATGGAGCGGGCGTTCGGGAAATTCAAGCGGGTGGTGCACATCTCGTCGCCGGTCAACACGCACAAGGCGAGGACGGAGCTTGCGGAAGGGGTCCTCCGGATCGCCTTCCCGAAGGTGCCCGACAAGCGCGGCGAAGAGCTGCCCATCACGATCAAGATCGGGGAGCGCCCATGA
- a CDS encoding aspartate aminotransferase family protein: MASISRTRLAALMERETRRFVEEHPRSSLLFDRARASLLGGVPMNWMVRWSGPFPLFVREARGAHFTDVDGHRYLDLCLGDTGAMTGHSPEPVAEAVAAQVRRGITFMLPTEDAIVVGEELKRRFGLPFWQIAMTATDANRFAIRLARGITGRRLVLVFNGCYHGTVDETFISLSNGATVRKKSSFGPPVDPALTTRAIEFNDVPALEKALLPRDVACVLAEPAMTNVGMILPDPGYHDALREITRRTGTLLVIDETHTICAGPGGYTAAHGLLPDMLTIGKPIAGGVPAAAYGVSGDLAERAAAGIRVEDSDVSGIGGTLSGNALALAAMRAALERVLTPEFYHRTIPLAERFVAGVEETIRSSGLPWHVVRLGNRAEYQFRPTPPRNGSEAEAAMDLDLDRLLHLYCLNRGILMTPFHNMALIAPDTTPEDIDSHTRTFAEAVRELCG, from the coding sequence ATGGCCTCGATCTCCAGAACCCGTCTCGCCGCGCTCATGGAGCGTGAGACCAGGCGCTTCGTCGAGGAGCACCCCCGGTCGAGCCTCCTGTTCGATCGCGCCCGCGCCTCGCTCCTCGGCGGCGTGCCGATGAACTGGATGGTGCGCTGGTCCGGGCCGTTCCCTCTGTTCGTCCGTGAGGCTCGCGGGGCCCACTTCACCGACGTGGACGGTCACCGCTATCTCGATCTGTGCCTGGGGGACACCGGCGCCATGACGGGTCACTCGCCGGAGCCGGTGGCCGAGGCGGTGGCGGCGCAGGTGCGCCGGGGGATCACCTTCATGCTGCCGACGGAGGACGCGATCGTCGTGGGGGAGGAGCTCAAGCGGCGGTTCGGGCTGCCGTTCTGGCAGATCGCCATGACCGCCACGGACGCCAACCGCTTCGCCATCCGCCTGGCGCGCGGCATCACCGGGCGGAGGCTCGTCCTGGTGTTCAACGGCTGCTACCACGGCACGGTGGACGAGACCTTCATCTCGCTGTCGAACGGCGCGACGGTGCGGAAGAAGAGCTCCTTCGGGCCTCCTGTAGACCCGGCCCTGACGACGCGCGCCATCGAGTTCAACGACGTGCCGGCGCTCGAGAAGGCGCTTCTCCCCCGCGATGTGGCGTGCGTGCTGGCCGAGCCGGCGATGACCAACGTCGGGATGATCCTCCCCGACCCGGGCTACCACGACGCGCTGCGCGAGATCACCCGGCGCACCGGGACCCTTCTGGTCATCGACGAAACCCACACCATCTGCGCCGGTCCCGGCGGGTACACGGCCGCCCACGGCCTCCTGCCCGACATGCTGACGATCGGCAAGCCCATCGCCGGCGGCGTTCCGGCCGCCGCGTACGGGGTGAGCGGGGACCTCGCGGAGCGCGCAGCGGCCGGCATCCGCGTGGAGGACTCCGACGTCAGCGGCATCGGCGGGACGCTCTCAGGAAACGCGCTCGCCCTCGCCGCCATGCGGGCGGCCCTGGAGCGCGTCCTCACGCCGGAGTTCTACCACCGGACGATCCCCCTGGCGGAGCGCTTCGTCGCGGGGGTCGAGGAGACGATCCGCTCCTCCGGTCTGCCGTGGCACGTCGTGCGTCTCGGCAACCGCGCCGAGTACCAGTTCCGCCCCACGCCGCCCCGGAACGGCTCCGAGGCCGAGGCCGCCATGGATCTCGACCTCGACCGCCTCCTGCACCTCTACTGCCTGAACCGGGGCATTCTCATGACTCCCTTCCACAACATGGCGCTCATCGCCCCGGACACGACACCCGAGGACATCGATTCGCACACGCGCACGTTCGCCGAGGCGGTGCGGGAGCTCTGCGGCTGA
- a CDS encoding SDR family oxidoreductase, with the protein MDYGLKGQVAIVTGGSRGIGRAAAAALLREGASVMLASLRKDSLDAATRQLASLGRVESLTCDVTSEADVKRLVQETVRRFRRLDVMIANAGVADPYKNLADTTVAEWDRMIAIHLRGTFLCGREAARAMRDAKVSGRIVTLSSTSAFECDPLGGSYNAAKAGIVGLTRSMAIDFAEFGIRVNSVAPGWIYTDMSTADLPPRGTPIENLGVLRRAGEADEVAAAILFLASSACPFMTGTTLFVDGGQMIVAPKMRW; encoded by the coding sequence ATGGATTACGGGTTGAAGGGACAGGTCGCCATCGTGACGGGAGGATCCCGGGGCATCGGCAGGGCCGCGGCGGCGGCCCTTCTGCGCGAAGGCGCCTCGGTCATGCTGGCGTCGCTGCGCAAGGACTCGCTCGATGCCGCGACGCGGCAGCTGGCTTCCCTCGGCAGGGTCGAGTCCCTGACCTGCGACGTCACGTCGGAGGCGGACGTGAAGCGTCTCGTCCAGGAAACGGTGCGGCGCTTCCGACGGCTGGACGTGATGATCGCCAACGCGGGCGTCGCCGACCCGTACAAGAACCTGGCCGACACGACGGTCGCGGAGTGGGACCGGATGATCGCCATCCACCTGCGCGGCACGTTCCTGTGCGGTCGCGAGGCGGCGCGCGCCATGCGCGACGCGAAGGTCTCCGGCCGGATCGTGACCCTCTCCTCGACATCCGCCTTCGAGTGCGATCCCCTGGGAGGCAGCTACAACGCGGCCAAGGCGGGAATCGTGGGTCTGACGCGCTCGATGGCCATCGATTTCGCCGAGTTCGGCATCCGCGTGAACAGCGTCGCGCCCGGCTGGATCTACACCGACATGTCCACGGCCGATCTGCCGCCGCGCGGCACGCCGATCGAGAACCTCGGTGTCCTCAGGCGCGCGGGAGAGGCGGACGAGGTCGCCGCGGCGATCCTGTTCCTGGCCTCGAGCGCCTGCCCGTTCATGACCGGGACGACGCTGTTCGTGGACGGCGGCCAGATGATCGTGGCCCCCAAGATGCGCTGGTGA
- the nrdR gene encoding transcriptional regulator NrdR — translation MRCPFCAHIEDKVVDSREGKDGLVIRRRRECLSCGRRFTSYERIDEIPFMVVKKDGTREPYDRNKVLGGLRKACEKRPVSPAALERVADEIEQMVQEAPEREIPTVKLGEQVMDRLRELDKVAYVRFASVYRQFEDVDQFMKVLNDLLEQRK, via the coding sequence ATGAGATGTCCCTTCTGCGCGCACATCGAGGACAAGGTGGTCGATTCGCGCGAGGGGAAGGACGGCCTGGTGATCCGTCGTCGACGGGAATGCCTGTCGTGCGGCCGCCGCTTCACCTCCTACGAGCGCATCGACGAGATCCCGTTCATGGTGGTCAAGAAGGACGGCACGCGCGAGCCGTACGATCGCAACAAGGTCCTGGGGGGGCTGCGCAAGGCCTGCGAGAAGCGCCCGGTTTCGCCCGCCGCGCTGGAGAGGGTGGCCGACGAGATCGAGCAGATGGTCCAGGAGGCCCCCGAGCGGGAGATCCCGACGGTGAAGCTCGGCGAGCAGGTCATGGACCGCCTGAGGGAGCTGGACAAGGTCGCCTACGTCCGGTTCGCCAGCGTCTACCGGCAGTTCGAGGACGTCGACCAGTTCATGAAGGTGCTGAACGACCTGCTGGAGCAGAGGAAGTAG
- a CDS encoding glucose 1-dehydrogenase, translated as MRLEGKVALITGGTSGIGRATAVLFAREGAKVALTGRDEVRGRVVLHEVKNAGGEGVFIRSDVRLASDCRHAVDETIKTFKKIDLLFNNAGVFFPRTVPDCPEEEWDQTLDVNLKGTFLMSKYALPHMIERRAGVIVNNSSGWGLVGGDAAAAYCASKGGVVLLTKAMAIDHGRHGIRVNCICPGDVETPMLPEDAKQRGQTWEQYLQGAANRPLGRIGKPEEIARAVLFLATDDSSFMTGSALVVDGGGSAD; from the coding sequence ATGCGGCTGGAGGGGAAGGTGGCGCTCATCACCGGGGGAACATCGGGCATCGGCCGGGCGACGGCGGTGCTGTTCGCGCGCGAAGGGGCGAAGGTGGCGCTCACGGGCCGCGACGAAGTGCGCGGCCGCGTCGTCCTGCACGAGGTCAAGAACGCGGGCGGCGAGGGGGTCTTCATCCGTTCGGACGTGCGCCTGGCCTCCGACTGCAGGCACGCCGTGGACGAGACGATCAAGACGTTCAAGAAGATCGATCTCCTGTTCAACAACGCCGGCGTGTTCTTCCCGCGCACCGTCCCCGACTGCCCCGAGGAGGAGTGGGACCAGACGCTGGACGTGAACCTGAAGGGGACGTTCCTGATGTCGAAATACGCCCTGCCCCACATGATCGAGAGGCGCGCGGGCGTGATTGTCAACAACAGCAGCGGCTGGGGCCTGGTCGGGGGGGACGCGGCCGCGGCCTACTGCGCCTCGAAGGGGGGCGTGGTCCTGCTCACCAAGGCGATGGCGATCGACCACGGCCGCCACGGAATCCGCGTTAACTGCATCTGTCCGGGCGACGTCGAGACCCCGATGCTCCCCGAGGACGCCAAGCAGCGCGGTCAGACCTGGGAGCAGTACCTGCAGGGGGCGGCGAACCGGCCGCTCGGCCGCATCGGCAAGCCGGAAGAGATCGCCCGCGCCGTCCTGTTCCTGGCGACCGACGACTCGTCGTTCATGACCGGCTCGGCCCTGGTCGTCGACGGCGGCGGCTCGGCGGATTGA
- a CDS encoding SDR family oxidoreductase has product MRGLKGKGVLVTGGASGIGAATAARFLDEGAWVCILDRDPRGNEAIRKSLPGLAGVLTADVSRLADVRTAFAEAVRLMGRVDVLINNAGISIRHSFLDITPEEWDRVVGVDLTGVFYVAQTAARHMVERGGGVVLMTASTNGIVGHRQYADYNACKAGVIELTKSMALELAPGVRVNAVAPGYVLTPMQKAEYTDAMLEEVNRKIPLGRHATPEEIAGLFAYLASEDGAYFTGQVFIIDGGETAGGLASR; this is encoded by the coding sequence ATGCGAGGGCTGAAGGGGAAGGGAGTCCTGGTCACCGGAGGGGCGAGCGGCATCGGGGCCGCCACAGCGGCCCGCTTCCTGGACGAGGGGGCGTGGGTGTGCATCCTCGACCGGGATCCGCGGGGGAACGAGGCGATCCGGAAGAGCCTGCCGGGTCTCGCGGGGGTCCTGACCGCCGACGTGAGCCGGCTGGCCGATGTCCGGACCGCCTTCGCCGAGGCGGTCCGTCTGATGGGGCGCGTGGACGTTCTCATCAACAACGCCGGTATCAGCATCCGGCATTCGTTCCTGGACATCACCCCGGAGGAATGGGACCGTGTCGTCGGCGTCGATCTGACCGGGGTGTTCTATGTCGCGCAGACTGCGGCCCGGCACATGGTGGAACGAGGAGGCGGCGTCGTCCTGATGACCGCCTCGACCAACGGCATCGTCGGGCACCGCCAGTACGCCGATTACAACGCCTGCAAGGCCGGCGTGATCGAGCTGACGAAGTCGATGGCCCTGGAGCTGGCGCCGGGCGTGCGCGTCAACGCCGTCGCCCCCGGGTACGTGCTGACACCGATGCAGAAGGCGGAGTACACCGACGCCATGCTCGAGGAGGTCAACCGGAAGATTCCGCTCGGACGGCACGCCACTCCCGAGGAGATCGCCGGCCTGTTCGCCTACCTGGCCTCCGAGGACGGCGCCTACTTCACGGGCCAGGTCTTCATCATCGACGGCGGCGAGACCGCCGGCGGCCTGGCGAGCCGCTAG
- a CDS encoding methyl-accepting chemotaxis protein, whose amino-acid sequence MAGERSATARVGRGPGSGHALGPALVAGTGLLLGLLGAILIVSGTATIERHAFGSMRQRGIGLTRILAVAAAGAEENGGLERLKTVLEQVVGDGDLVYAGIVDRDGAVVLEAGAAGARPIYAARSLPVAPSDQGDRIVGLGGEPLFLFTFPIEIPTRPLESSPFAAGRSGAETQGRPGGVQGSSDETGLGPRSAGAAPRLGAAAAERGLVQHVAVGRGYIGDVRVAFGAAPVDDARQSFAVQGSLLGLAVVLGGMLLAQVLTRRLVLRPARDLVSVASGLEAGDLGRRSEAGGAAAEIASIGRAIDALGDRLEGTIHRLREESRRVTDLVQGSESSAATVVAGTASQQAVVQAAVATAESLTRSARNVVSSVSGLSASSEESTSSILAMVATIEEVAGHADGLTMSVEDTAATTEEVVGSIKEIDRNVELLNQFVAETSEAMSRMGKVIEQVERNAADSKAISELVAGNAEKGMRAVVHTIEGMDGIYGSVSQTRKVIESVGRKGQEIGLILNVIQEVTEQTDLLALNAAIIAAQAGEHGRGFAVVAEEIRQLAERTATSAKEIENLIASFQSETGRAVQAMQEGMARVEEGSERSREAGRMLKEILESARQSSGRVGEIAEAARDQASFRLIVGASVEKVREMAAQIKKATGEQMLGSEQIMSAVENMREMSGHVKRATAEQTRGSRSVTHAIGNVSGMIAAIHRATSDQAETSDQFLKGLAAVSSSIASNLAAAERLRQALEGLRGHAQSIATELAGFTVRPSR is encoded by the coding sequence ATGGCCGGAGAGCGCAGCGCCACAGCGAGGGTCGGCCGGGGCCCGGGATCCGGGCACGCCCTCGGCCCCGCGCTGGTCGCCGGGACCGGTCTTCTTCTCGGGCTGCTGGGCGCCATCCTCATCGTGAGCGGCACGGCCACCATCGAACGACACGCCTTCGGCTCGATGCGCCAGCGGGGGATCGGCCTGACCCGGATCCTGGCGGTCGCGGCGGCGGGAGCGGAAGAGAACGGCGGCCTCGAGAGGCTCAAGACGGTCCTCGAGCAGGTGGTGGGTGACGGCGATCTGGTGTATGCCGGGATCGTGGACCGGGACGGGGCCGTGGTGCTCGAGGCGGGCGCCGCGGGAGCCCGGCCGATTTATGCGGCGCGCAGTCTGCCGGTGGCTCCGTCGGACCAGGGGGATCGAATCGTCGGTCTCGGCGGCGAACCGCTCTTCCTCTTCACGTTTCCGATCGAGATTCCGACACGTCCTCTCGAGTCTTCCCCGTTCGCGGCGGGAAGGAGCGGGGCGGAGACTCAGGGCCGCCCGGGCGGAGTCCAGGGGAGCTCGGACGAGACCGGTCTGGGCCCCCGATCGGCCGGCGCCGCCCCGCGCCTGGGTGCCGCCGCTGCGGAACGCGGACTCGTTCAACACGTGGCGGTCGGCCGAGGCTACATCGGTGACGTCCGGGTAGCCTTCGGCGCGGCCCCCGTCGACGACGCGCGTCAATCCTTCGCCGTGCAGGGATCCCTTCTCGGGCTCGCGGTGGTTCTCGGAGGAATGCTCCTGGCCCAGGTGCTCACGCGCCGTCTCGTCCTGCGGCCCGCCCGGGACCTGGTGTCGGTCGCCTCCGGCCTGGAGGCGGGGGATCTCGGCCGGCGCAGCGAGGCCGGTGGAGCCGCCGCCGAGATCGCCTCGATCGGGCGGGCGATCGACGCGCTCGGAGACCGGCTGGAGGGGACCATCCATCGCCTGCGCGAGGAGTCGAGGCGGGTGACCGACCTGGTGCAGGGGTCGGAGTCTTCGGCGGCCACGGTCGTGGCGGGGACCGCCTCCCAGCAGGCGGTCGTTCAGGCCGCCGTGGCGACCGCGGAGTCGCTGACACGCTCGGCGCGCAACGTGGTCTCGAGCGTGAGCGGTCTGTCGGCCTCTTCCGAGGAATCGACGTCCTCGATCCTGGCGATGGTCGCCACGATCGAGGAGGTGGCCGGCCACGCCGACGGATTGACGATGTCGGTCGAGGACACGGCGGCCACCACCGAGGAGGTGGTCGGATCGATCAAGGAGATCGACCGGAACGTCGAGCTCCTGAACCAGTTCGTGGCCGAGACCTCCGAGGCGATGTCCCGCATGGGGAAGGTCATCGAGCAGGTCGAGCGCAACGCCGCCGACAGCAAGGCGATCTCGGAGCTCGTGGCAGGCAACGCCGAGAAGGGGATGCGCGCCGTCGTGCACACGATCGAGGGGATGGACGGCATCTACGGCAGCGTCTCCCAGACCCGGAAGGTCATCGAGTCGGTCGGCCGGAAGGGGCAGGAGATCGGGCTGATCCTGAACGTCATCCAGGAGGTCACGGAGCAGACCGATCTCCTGGCGCTCAACGCCGCCATCATCGCGGCGCAGGCCGGGGAGCACGGCCGCGGCTTCGCCGTCGTGGCGGAGGAGATCCGGCAGCTCGCCGAGCGCACCGCCACGAGCGCGAAGGAGATCGAAAATCTGATCGCCTCGTTCCAGTCGGAGACCGGGCGGGCGGTGCAGGCCATGCAGGAAGGGATGGCCCGCGTCGAGGAGGGGTCCGAGCGCTCCCGCGAGGCGGGCAGGATGCTGAAGGAGATCCTGGAGTCGGCGCGCCAGTCCTCCGGCCGGGTCGGCGAGATCGCCGAGGCGGCCCGCGATCAGGCGAGCTTCAGGCTGATTGTCGGCGCCTCTGTCGAGAAGGTGCGCGAGATGGCGGCCCAGATCAAGAAGGCGACCGGCGAGCAGATGCTCGGCTCGGAGCAGATCATGTCGGCTGTGGAGAACATGCGCGAGATGTCGGGGCACGTGAAGCGCGCCACCGCCGAGCAGACGCGCGGCTCCCGCTCCGTCACGCACGCCATCGGAAACGTCAGCGGCATGATCGCCGCGATCCACCGGGCCACGTCGGACCAGGCCGAGACCTCCGACCAGTTCCTGAAGGGGCTGGCCGCCGTCTCCTCGTCGATCGCCTCCAACCTCGCCGCCGCCGAACGGCTGCGGCAGGCCCTCGAGGGCCTGCGCGGCCACGCGCAGTCGATCGCCACCGAGCTGGCCGGCTTCACCGTCCGGCCGTCCCGCTGA
- a CDS encoding glucose 1-dehydrogenase, protein MRSGNGGAPAAAGVLRDKVAVITGAASGIGRATALLFGREGAAVVLFDRDEEGGLAATRAIEDEGGRAIFVHGDVTKDADAERAIQQSTERFGRLDILFNNAGIIRRATLLETSEEDWDRVMQVNVKSVFLLSRRAVPVMARSGGGVIINTASNWGLVGGARGAVYCASKGAVVILTKAMALDHGAQNIRVNCICPGDTDTPMLRSEAGMLGEPLDRFLQESAQVPLRRVARPEDIAQAALYLASDASSFVSGAPLIVDGGFVAG, encoded by the coding sequence ATGAGGTCCGGGAACGGCGGCGCGCCGGCGGCTGCCGGGGTCCTGCGGGACAAGGTCGCGGTGATCACCGGCGCCGCCTCGGGAATCGGGCGGGCCACGGCCCTCCTGTTCGGTCGCGAAGGGGCCGCGGTCGTCCTGTTCGATCGGGATGAAGAGGGGGGCCTGGCGGCGACCCGGGCGATCGAAGACGAGGGGGGCCGGGCGATCTTCGTGCACGGCGACGTGACGAAGGACGCGGACGCCGAACGCGCCATCCAGCAGAGCACGGAGCGTTTCGGACGGCTCGACATCCTGTTCAACAACGCCGGCATCATCAGGCGGGCCACGCTCCTCGAGACGAGCGAAGAGGACTGGGACCGCGTCATGCAGGTGAACGTCAAGTCGGTGTTTCTCCTGTCGCGCCGCGCCGTCCCGGTCATGGCGCGCTCCGGCGGGGGTGTCATCATCAACACGGCCTCGAACTGGGGGCTCGTGGGGGGGGCGCGCGGTGCGGTCTATTGCGCGTCGAAGGGGGCGGTGGTCATCCTGACGAAGGCGATGGCGCTCGACCACGGCGCTCAGAACATCCGGGTGAACTGCATCTGCCCCGGCGACACCGACACGCCGATGCTGCGGAGCGAGGCGGGCATGCTCGGCGAGCCGCTCGACCGGTTCCTGCAGGAGTCGGCGCAGGTGCCGCTCCGCCGCGTGGCGCGGCCGGAGGACATCGCGCAGGCGGCGCTCTACCTCGCCTCGGACGCTTCCTCGTTCGTGAGCGGGGCGCCGCTCATCGTGGACGGCGGGTTCGTGGCCGGGTAG